One genomic segment of Pseudomonas fortuita includes these proteins:
- a CDS encoding response regulator, with protein MRLLLVEDDTALGEGICDGLRQEGYTLDWLRDGLSGLHALQHEVFDLVILDLGLPRLGGIELLRRVRAGGNSLPVLILTARDATEDRISGLDAGADDYLVKPFDLNELKARLRALLRRSAGRAKVLIEHAGVSLDPATQQVHYNGVLVILTPKEYRLLHELLAQPGKVFTRERLTQLLYGWDEEPESNTLEVNIYHLRKKLFNGLIRTVRGIGYLVEAKL; from the coding sequence ATGCGGCTGCTGCTGGTTGAGGATGATACCGCCCTGGGCGAGGGGATCTGCGACGGGTTGCGCCAAGAGGGCTACACCCTCGACTGGCTGCGCGATGGCCTGAGCGGGCTGCATGCCCTGCAACATGAAGTGTTCGACCTGGTGATCCTCGACCTCGGGCTGCCGCGGTTGGGCGGCATCGAGCTGCTGCGACGGGTGAGGGCAGGGGGCAACAGCTTGCCGGTACTGATCCTCACCGCGCGCGATGCGACCGAGGACCGTATCTCTGGCCTGGATGCCGGAGCCGACGACTACCTGGTCAAACCTTTTGACCTCAATGAGCTCAAGGCCCGCCTGCGCGCCTTGCTCAGGCGCAGCGCCGGGCGGGCCAAGGTGCTGATCGAGCACGCAGGCGTAAGCCTGGACCCTGCCACCCAGCAGGTGCACTACAACGGCGTGCTTGTGATACTGACGCCCAAAGAGTATCGCCTGCTGCACGAGTTGCTGGCGCAACCGGGCAAGGTGTTCACGCGTGAGCGGTTGACCCAGCTGCTGTATGGCTGGGACGAGGAGCCTGAGAGCAACACGCTGGAGGTGAACATCTATCACCTGCGCAAGAAACTGTTCAACGGCCTGATCCGCACGGTGCGCGGTATCGGTTATCTGGTCGAGGCCAAGCTGTGA
- a CDS encoding sensor histidine kinase, with protein MSSLRQRTLWRVMALMLLGTGLLALYNYHDSRREINEVYDAHMAQNARLLQGVMNLPVQDGNREKLYQAFNEALGKAGRHRVGHPYESKLAFQVWGEGARLLVHTPSAPTLDAPPTAAGFYDFASGGEQWRGFVLPVPEKQWVIWVGERDDVRYDLIDRIVRHTLFPFLLGSLGLALLVWAAIGWGLRPLQNMADVIRGRHADSLEPLQLVPLPTELEPMQAAINRLLAQIDDLLRREHRFIADAAHEMRTPLAILRLHAQNAQAASTDAERQKALGFLIGGVDRLTRVVNQLLTLARVEPRLGQRATTRVDLGEVVTDVLADLTPWILDRGLEPSLDLSEGDHGLMIDAGALGIALQNLVSNAVEHSPPGGRITVSLRRLATRFELVVEDEGQGIDDADLARVFERFYSRNSPNGAGLGLSIVATIVERLGGQVRLENRATGGLAAIVSLPLQ; from the coding sequence GTGAGCTCGTTGCGCCAGCGCACATTGTGGCGGGTGATGGCGCTGATGCTGCTCGGCACCGGCTTGTTGGCGTTGTACAACTATCACGACAGCCGCCGCGAGATCAACGAAGTCTACGATGCTCACATGGCTCAGAATGCCCGGCTGTTGCAGGGGGTGATGAACCTGCCGGTGCAGGATGGCAACCGCGAAAAGCTGTATCAGGCATTTAACGAGGCGCTGGGCAAGGCCGGGCGCCACCGTGTGGGCCACCCCTATGAGAGCAAGCTGGCGTTCCAGGTGTGGGGTGAGGGAGCACGGTTGCTGGTGCACACCCCCAGTGCGCCGACGCTCGACGCACCGCCTACGGCGGCGGGCTTCTACGATTTTGCCAGTGGTGGCGAACAGTGGCGCGGCTTTGTATTACCGGTGCCCGAAAAACAGTGGGTAATCTGGGTGGGTGAGCGCGACGATGTGCGTTACGACCTGATCGACCGCATCGTACGCCATACCCTGTTCCCGTTCCTGCTTGGCAGCCTGGGCCTGGCACTGTTGGTCTGGGCGGCCATCGGCTGGGGCTTGCGCCCGTTGCAGAACATGGCCGATGTGATTCGTGGGCGCCATGCCGACTCCCTCGAACCCCTGCAACTGGTGCCGTTGCCGACCGAGCTTGAGCCTATGCAAGCCGCCATCAACCGCCTGCTGGCGCAGATCGATGACCTGCTGCGGCGTGAGCATCGCTTCATTGCCGACGCCGCCCATGAGATGCGCACGCCGCTGGCGATCCTGCGCCTGCATGCGCAGAACGCACAGGCCGCCAGTACCGATGCCGAGCGCCAGAAAGCCCTGGGCTTTCTGATTGGCGGCGTGGACCGGCTGACCCGGGTGGTCAACCAGTTGCTGACCCTCGCCCGGGTCGAGCCGCGCCTTGGTCAGCGCGCCACCACCCGTGTCGACCTGGGCGAAGTGGTCACCGATGTGCTGGCGGATCTCACCCCCTGGATCCTGGATCGCGGCCTGGAGCCCTCGCTGGATCTCAGCGAAGGTGACCATGGCCTGATGATCGATGCCGGCGCGTTGGGCATCGCCTTGCAGAACCTGGTTTCCAATGCGGTGGAGCATTCACCGCCTGGCGGGCGCATCACGGTATCACTCAGGCGCCTGGCCACTCGCTTCGAACTGGTGGTCGAAGATGAAGGCCAGGGCATAGACGACGCGGATCTTGCGCGCGTATTCGAGCGCTTCTATAGCCGCAATAGCCCCAATGGCGCAGGGCTGGGGTTATCCATCGTGGCCACCATTGTCGAGCGGCTGGGGGGGCAGGTGCGCCTGGAAAACAGGGCCACTGGCGGGCTGGCTGCCATCGTGTCGCTTCCCTTGCAGTGA
- a CDS encoding cytochrome b, producing MARTSNPARYGQLSIIMHWSMLVLFMGVYACVQLREVLPKGHFLKGPLLGVHALMGIGIFTLVWLRLLGRLSPRPAIVPTPPAWQGLMASVLHIALYVLMILTPLLAWLMLAAAGKPLPYWGVAIPAPVAVDPTLARALRGWHEWLGNAGYWLIGLHACAGLLHHYWLKDNTLKRMLPGR from the coding sequence ATGGCACGCACGTCGAACCCCGCCCGTTACGGGCAACTTTCGATAATCATGCATTGGAGCATGCTCGTTTTATTCATGGGCGTTTATGCCTGTGTCCAATTGCGCGAGGTATTGCCCAAAGGGCACTTTCTCAAGGGCCCCCTGTTAGGCGTGCATGCCTTGATGGGTATTGGCATCTTCACTCTGGTGTGGCTGCGCCTCCTTGGTCGGCTCAGCCCACGGCCTGCAATCGTGCCGACGCCGCCTGCCTGGCAGGGCTTGATGGCCAGCGTGCTGCATATTGCATTGTACGTCCTGATGATCCTTACACCTCTGCTGGCCTGGCTGATGCTCGCGGCTGCTGGCAAGCCGTTGCCCTATTGGGGTGTGGCCATACCTGCACCCGTGGCGGTGGACCCGACGCTGGCCAGGGCGCTCAGGGGGTGGCATGAGTGGCTGGGGAATGCCGGTTACTGGCTGATCGGGCTGCATGCCTGTGCAGGCCTGTTGCATCATTACTGGCTGAAGGACAATACCCTCAAGCGCATGTTGCCGGGGCGGTGA
- the chrA gene encoding chromate efflux transporter, whose protein sequence is MSERTHCGVKPSDSAWSVFLLFLRLGLTSFGGPIAHLGYFREAFVARRQWLSERSYAELVAVCQLLPGPASSQVGIALGLSRAGFAGAVAAWAGFTLPSALLLTLCAQGLGAWGGGAPSGLLHGLKIVAVAVVAQAVWGMARSLCTDVARVTIALFAACTALLWPNAIGQIAVISGSAITGLILLKPPGSPAGEELPFSVSRRAGLAALVLFFALLVGLPLLTRIWPSQALAMVNAFYSAGSLVFGGGHVVLPLLESATVANGWVTNDTFLAGYGLAQAIPGPLFTFAAFLGAAMSVQPSGWVGATVAILAIFTPSFLLVIGVVPFWETLRRSARSQSALAGVNAGVVGLLLAALYQPVWTSAIAKPADLAWALIALMALMFWKWPAGLVVLGCGVFGWLLSGTL, encoded by the coding sequence TTGTCAGAACGCACCCACTGCGGCGTGAAGCCCAGCGACTCTGCCTGGTCAGTGTTTCTGCTGTTCTTGCGCCTGGGGCTGACGTCTTTCGGTGGCCCCATTGCGCACCTGGGTTACTTTCGTGAAGCATTTGTAGCGCGCCGCCAATGGCTCAGCGAGCGCAGTTATGCCGAGCTGGTCGCGGTGTGCCAACTGCTTCCCGGTCCCGCCAGCAGCCAGGTCGGCATCGCGCTGGGCCTGTCACGGGCGGGTTTCGCAGGCGCTGTCGCTGCGTGGGCAGGGTTCACATTGCCATCGGCCCTCCTGCTGACGCTGTGTGCTCAGGGCCTGGGGGCATGGGGAGGTGGCGCCCCAAGTGGCCTGTTGCACGGCCTGAAAATCGTCGCAGTCGCCGTGGTGGCCCAGGCGGTGTGGGGCATGGCACGTAGCCTTTGCACCGATGTTGCGCGGGTAACCATCGCCCTGTTCGCTGCCTGTACCGCGTTGCTGTGGCCCAACGCGATCGGGCAGATAGCCGTGATCTCAGGCTCGGCCATCACAGGCTTGATCCTGCTCAAGCCTCCGGGCTCCCCGGCAGGGGAAGAGCTGCCGTTTTCAGTCAGCCGAAGGGCCGGGCTGGCTGCGCTGGTCCTGTTCTTTGCCTTGTTGGTAGGCTTGCCGCTATTGACTCGCATCTGGCCCTCGCAAGCACTGGCAATGGTCAACGCGTTTTATAGCGCAGGCTCGCTGGTATTCGGCGGCGGGCATGTGGTGCTGCCGTTGCTTGAGTCGGCCACAGTGGCCAACGGCTGGGTCACAAATGACACCTTTCTCGCAGGTTATGGCCTGGCGCAGGCCATACCGGGCCCACTCTTCACGTTTGCAGCCTTCCTGGGTGCAGCCATGAGCGTGCAGCCCTCCGGCTGGGTGGGCGCGACGGTTGCCATTCTCGCCATTTTTACCCCCTCCTTCCTGTTGGTGATCGGTGTCGTTCCCTTCTGGGAAACACTGCGGCGCAGCGCCCGCAGCCAGTCAGCGCTTGCCGGTGTAAACGCCGGCGTGGTCGGGCTTCTGCTGGCTGCCTTGTACCAACCGGTGTGGACGAGCGCCATCGCCAAGCCAGCAGACTTGGCATGGGCGCTGATCGCCTTGATGGCCCTGATGTTCTGGAAGTGGCCTGCAGGGTTGGTTGTCCTGGGCTGCGGCGTGTTCGGTTGGCTGCTGAGCGGCACCTTATAG
- a CDS encoding chalcone isomerase family protein, with amino-acid sequence MAHRARWACLCLLLATFSAVAGWRAELPGAQRLGSGEFTWFGLRLYTAQLWTSGPVHDWNQPFALELLYHRSLSRDTLVQASLEEMRRLNGGSITPQQRTAWTRGIEEAFVDVRPGMRITGLYLPGQGCRFYVDDKFSREIADPVFARAFFAIWLDPGARDTQLRQRLLGQAGND; translated from the coding sequence ATGGCGCACCGCGCTCGTTGGGCTTGCCTTTGTCTGCTACTGGCTACCTTTTCAGCGGTGGCGGGCTGGAGGGCGGAGCTGCCTGGGGCGCAACGGCTTGGGAGTGGTGAGTTCACCTGGTTTGGTCTGCGTCTGTATACAGCCCAATTATGGACTTCAGGGCCAGTTCATGACTGGAACCAGCCCTTCGCCCTTGAGCTCCTCTACCACCGTTCGTTGTCCAGGGACACCTTGGTACAGGCCAGCCTCGAGGAAATGCGCCGCCTCAACGGTGGCAGCATAACGCCGCAACAACGTACGGCCTGGACCCGTGGGATTGAAGAGGCATTTGTGGACGTGCGCCCCGGCATGCGCATTACCGGCTTGTACCTGCCGGGGCAGGGCTGCCGCTTTTACGTCGACGATAAATTCAGCCGTGAAATCGCCGACCCGGTCTTTGCCAGGGCGTTTTTTGCCATCTGGCTCGACCCCGGAGCCCGGGATACACAACTGCGCCAGCGCCTGCTTGGGCAGGCTGGCAACGACTGA
- a CDS encoding DUF3833 domain-containing protein, which produces MYKVLLLVSCLLLGSCGNVGVEHYAQEQPKLDLAAFFSRPVQAWGMFQKRSGEVVKRFHVRIDSRREGERLILDEHFLYSDGTRQQRTWTLVPDGPGRWRGTAGDVIGEARGEVAGNALRWRYQLDLPVDGRHWQVDLDDWMYLMDDDTLINRSSMSKLGVEIGQITLFFRRLPEGTP; this is translated from the coding sequence ATGTACAAAGTGCTGTTGCTGGTTTCCTGCCTGCTTCTGGGCAGCTGTGGCAATGTTGGTGTCGAGCACTATGCCCAGGAGCAACCGAAACTGGACCTGGCTGCATTCTTCTCGCGACCAGTGCAGGCCTGGGGCATGTTCCAGAAGCGTTCCGGGGAAGTGGTCAAGCGCTTCCACGTGCGTATCGACAGCCGCCGCGAAGGTGAGCGGCTGATCCTCGACGAACATTTTCTCTACAGCGATGGCACTCGCCAGCAGCGTACCTGGACACTGGTGCCAGACGGCCCTGGCCGCTGGCGCGGTACCGCAGGGGACGTGATCGGCGAGGCGCGCGGCGAAGTGGCGGGTAACGCGCTGCGCTGGCGGTACCAGCTGGACTTGCCAGTTGACGGGCGGCATTGGCAGGTAGACCTGGACGACTGGATGTACCTCATGGATGACGACACCCTGATCAACCGTTCAAGCATGAGCAAGCTGGGCGTTGAAATCGGCCAGATCACCCTGTTCTTCCGCCGCCTGCCAGAGGGCACACCATGA
- a CDS encoding DUF6482 family protein: MNLIALTQLVSTGEAKELELLSLEGGFYLLRALTDAGPVTLSDAHGQPVRVRSTTELRQLLADLPPVPCMLVQQVVHDEMCGQRDGPIAPLRVPVTLTSQW, from the coding sequence ATGAACCTGATCGCGCTTACCCAGCTGGTTTCGACCGGCGAAGCAAAGGAACTTGAACTGCTGTCGCTGGAAGGTGGCTTCTACCTCCTGCGCGCCTTGACCGACGCCGGCCCCGTGACATTGAGCGATGCCCATGGGCAGCCCGTTCGCGTGCGCTCCACTACCGAGCTGCGGCAGCTGTTGGCCGACCTGCCACCCGTGCCTTGCATGTTGGTACAGCAGGTGGTGCATGATGAGATGTGCGGGCAACGTGACGGCCCCATTGCGCCGCTGCGCGTACCGGTAACGCTCACCAGCCAGTGGTAG
- a CDS encoding cryptochrome/photolyase family protein, producing MRLGLVLGDQLSFDLASLAALDPARDAVLMAEVEGEARYVPHHPLKIVLIFSAMRHFAQALRERGWQVQYVELDADGNSGSIVGELQRWQQALGATHVHLTECGEWRLEQALRDAALPLVWHRDTRFLCSREAFARWAHERRQLRMEHFYRGMRKRTGLLMEADGPAGGAWNFDGDNRKPLPRQLRGPFAAHFAQDGITAAVVALVRRRFSDHYGDIDGFDYPVTHAEAQQLWQHFLDFGLAAFGDYQDAMAEGEPYLFHARISAALNIGLLDVRCLCEEVDKAWREGRVPLNAAEGFIRQLIGWREYVHGIYWLRMPEYAGLNHLGNDRALPEFYWTGRTRMRCMEQAIGQTLRLGYAHHIQRLMVTGNFALLAGILPTAICEWYLAVYMDAFDWVELPNTLGMVMHADGGYLGSKPYCASGRYIQRMSDHCKACSYKVDHVSENDACPFNALYWHFLIRHRPLLSTNPRLTLVYRSLDGMTASRRDAVWQRGQALLARLDAQQPL from the coding sequence ATGCGCCTGGGCCTTGTGCTGGGTGACCAGCTGTCGTTCGACCTGGCCAGCCTGGCTGCCCTTGATCCCGCCCGCGATGCTGTTCTGATGGCGGAAGTGGAGGGTGAGGCCCGCTACGTGCCGCATCATCCGCTCAAGATCGTGCTCATCTTCAGCGCCATGCGGCACTTTGCCCAGGCCCTGCGTGAACGGGGTTGGCAGGTGCAGTATGTCGAGCTCGATGCTGACGGCAACAGCGGCAGCATCGTGGGCGAATTGCAGCGCTGGCAACAGGCACTGGGCGCCACGCACGTTCACCTGACCGAGTGCGGGGAGTGGCGCCTGGAGCAGGCTTTGCGTGATGCCGCATTGCCCCTCGTGTGGCATCGCGACACGCGTTTTCTGTGCTCCCGCGAAGCCTTTGCGCGCTGGGCCCATGAGCGTCGTCAGCTGCGTATGGAGCACTTCTACCGTGGCATGCGCAAGCGAACCGGCCTGCTGATGGAGGCCGACGGCCCTGCAGGTGGGGCCTGGAATTTTGACGGTGACAACCGCAAGCCATTACCTCGCCAGTTGCGTGGGCCGTTCGCTGCGCATTTTGCGCAGGACGGGATCACGGCAGCGGTGGTCGCCCTGGTACGTCGGCGCTTCAGCGACCACTACGGGGACATCGACGGCTTTGACTACCCCGTGACCCATGCCGAGGCACAGCAGCTGTGGCAGCACTTTCTGGATTTTGGCCTGGCGGCTTTCGGCGACTACCAGGATGCAATGGCCGAGGGCGAGCCGTACCTGTTCCATGCGCGCATCAGTGCGGCGCTCAACATTGGGCTTCTGGATGTGCGATGTCTGTGTGAGGAGGTCGACAAGGCCTGGCGCGAGGGGCGGGTGCCGCTTAATGCAGCTGAAGGCTTCATTCGCCAGTTGATCGGCTGGCGCGAGTATGTGCACGGTATCTACTGGCTGCGCATGCCGGAGTATGCCGGGCTCAATCACCTGGGCAACGACCGAGCGTTACCTGAATTCTATTGGACCGGGCGCACCCGCATGCGCTGCATGGAGCAAGCCATCGGGCAGACCCTGCGGTTGGGCTACGCGCACCATATCCAGCGGCTGATGGTGACCGGCAACTTCGCCTTGCTGGCCGGTATCTTACCCACCGCGATTTGCGAGTGGTACCTGGCGGTTTACATGGATGCCTTCGACTGGGTCGAGCTGCCCAACACGCTTGGCATGGTGATGCACGCCGACGGCGGCTACCTGGGGTCCAAGCCGTACTGCGCCAGTGGTCGTTACATTCAGCGCATGTCCGATCATTGCAAGGCTTGCAGTTACAAGGTCGATCATGTCAGTGAGAACGATGCCTGCCCGTTCAATGCCCTGTACTGGCATTTTCTCATCCGCCATCGTCCGCTGCTGTCGACGAACCCGCGTTTGACCCTGGTCTATCGCAGCCTTGATGGTATGACGGCTAGCCGGCGCGACGCCGTGTGGCAGCGTGGCCAGGCGCTGTTGGCGCGGCTCGATGCGCAGCAGCCGCTATGA
- a CDS encoding DUF2256 domain-containing protein, giving the protein MKKSLLPSKVCVVCGRPFNWRKRWARCWEQVRYCSERCRRSAPRREAREQGQGQGPDRHQ; this is encoded by the coding sequence ATGAAAAAGAGCCTTTTGCCCAGCAAGGTCTGCGTGGTGTGTGGTCGGCCGTTCAACTGGCGCAAGCGCTGGGCTCGCTGTTGGGAGCAGGTGCGCTATTGCTCCGAGCGATGCCGCAGGTCAGCGCCGCGCCGCGAGGCGCGCGAGCAGGGGCAGGGCCAAGGCCCAGATCGGCATCAGTAG
- a CDS encoding DUF2878 domain-containing protein has product MPGRWLVANAVWLQAGWWICVLGAERPWLLLLVIAGVVVHLRLCPDVNAEVKALLRVSLAGCVLDSALGALGVFGFDAWPLPLWLALLWLVLASGMRHSLAWAGRRWQLGALLGALGGPLAYVGGARFADVALPFGALQTGLLLMPIWALALPLLARLAARR; this is encoded by the coding sequence ATGCCCGGGCGCTGGCTGGTCGCCAATGCCGTCTGGTTACAGGCTGGCTGGTGGATCTGCGTGCTGGGCGCCGAACGCCCGTGGCTATTGCTGCTGGTGATTGCAGGTGTGGTGGTGCACCTGCGCCTCTGCCCGGACGTCAACGCCGAGGTCAAGGCGCTGTTGCGCGTCTCCTTGGCCGGGTGTGTACTCGACAGCGCGCTGGGGGCGCTGGGCGTGTTCGGTTTCGACGCCTGGCCGCTGCCACTGTGGCTGGCGCTGCTGTGGCTGGTGCTGGCCAGCGGCATGCGCCACAGCCTGGCATGGGCCGGCAGGCGCTGGCAGCTCGGTGCGCTGCTGGGCGCATTGGGTGGCCCACTGGCCTATGTAGGCGGTGCAAGATTTGCGGATGTCGCCCTGCCATTTGGCGCGCTGCAAACCGGCCTGCTACTGATGCCGATCTGGGCCTTGGCCCTGCCCCTGCTCGCGCGCCTCGCGGCGCGGCGCTGA
- a CDS encoding SAM-dependent methyltransferase, producing MSNPTLSVSKFAGLAPLLGGLARSAVLAQLGKLRHGHLRLLSHGQQWSFGDVDSPLQAEVEILDDASWSLIAGNGSIGAGEAYIHGYWRSPDLALVTRLFVANLEVLDALEGGLARFGRPALRLLHRLNRNNKRGARRNILAHYDLGNALFERLLDPTMMYSAAQFQHAGQTLEQAQLHKLERICQKLELHPDDHLLEIGSGWGSLAIHAATRYGCRVTTTTISEAQYSHTLARVQALGLNARVKVLREDYRDLQGTFDKLVSIEMIEAVGHRYLPVYFRQCASLLKPDGLMLLQAITIRDQRYAQARRSVDFIQRYIFPGGALPSLSVLLDTASRHTALNLVHMEDFGQDYALTLQHWRENLRQARTALMDLGYDDMFQRLWEFYLCYCQGGFEERTIGVAHLLWAAPLARRAPLPDGA from the coding sequence ATGTCAAATCCCACACTGAGCGTTAGCAAGTTCGCAGGCCTTGCCCCCTTGCTCGGCGGGCTGGCACGAAGCGCCGTGCTCGCCCAGCTGGGCAAGCTGCGCCACGGCCACCTGCGCCTGCTCAGCCACGGGCAGCAGTGGAGTTTCGGTGATGTCGACAGCCCGTTGCAGGCCGAGGTGGAGATCCTCGATGACGCCTCCTGGAGCCTGATCGCCGGCAATGGTTCGATCGGTGCTGGCGAGGCCTACATCCACGGCTATTGGCGAAGCCCCGACCTGGCGCTGGTGACCCGCCTGTTTGTCGCCAACCTTGAGGTGCTCGACGCGCTCGAGGGTGGCCTGGCCCGTTTCGGCCGCCCTGCCCTGCGGCTTCTGCACCGGCTCAACCGCAACAACAAACGCGGTGCCCGGCGCAATATCCTCGCCCATTACGATTTGGGCAATGCCCTGTTCGAGCGGCTGCTGGACCCCACCATGATGTATTCGGCGGCCCAATTCCAACATGCTGGGCAAACACTGGAGCAAGCCCAGTTGCACAAGCTGGAGCGCATCTGCCAGAAGCTTGAACTGCACCCCGACGATCACCTGCTGGAAATCGGCAGCGGCTGGGGCAGCCTGGCAATCCACGCGGCCACCCGTTACGGCTGCAGGGTCACTACCACAACAATCTCCGAGGCACAGTACAGCCATACCCTGGCGCGCGTTCAGGCCCTGGGGCTGAACGCGCGCGTGAAGGTGCTGCGCGAAGACTACCGCGACCTGCAAGGCACCTTCGACAAACTGGTTTCGATCGAAATGATCGAGGCAGTCGGCCATCGTTACCTGCCTGTGTATTTCCGCCAGTGTGCCTCGCTCCTCAAGCCCGACGGCCTGATGCTGCTGCAGGCGATCACCATCCGCGACCAGCGCTACGCCCAGGCACGGCGCTCGGTCGACTTCATCCAACGCTATATTTTCCCAGGTGGCGCCCTGCCTTCGCTCAGCGTGTTGCTGGACACCGCCAGCCGCCACACCGCACTCAACCTGGTGCACATGGAGGATTTCGGCCAGGACTATGCCCTCACCCTGCAGCACTGGCGTGAAAACCTGCGCCAGGCGCGCACAGCACTGATGGACCTGGGCTACGACGACATGTTCCAGCGCCTGTGGGAGTTCTACCTGTGTTACTGCCAGGGCGGTTTCGAGGAGCGCACTATCGGCGTTGCGCACCTGCTGTGGGCAGCGCCACTGGCTCGGCGCGCCCCCTTGCCTGACGGTGCCTGA
- a CDS encoding DUF1365 domain-containing protein produces MNSSLCLGWISHRRLTPRLHAFRYRIGMFYLDLDEQAWLMGLSRWLGRWRLAPLCWRETDYLPAQTRHGETLAQAARLLVCQATGHMPEGPVRLLTQLRCWGLSFNPVSFYFCHDRDGCLTAILMEVRNTPWRERFHYVLPVQEDLAKRFTVAKAFHVSPFMPLDMDYHLRFFLSADHVRIHMQNWQDGRKVFEADLALHRQPLDGTALRRYVMTFPWMSLRTVSAIYWQALRLLLKRTPVHDHTTRQNDLALGQPCEDPEDVKSHTER; encoded by the coding sequence GTGAACAGCAGCCTTTGCCTGGGCTGGATCAGCCACCGTCGGCTGACGCCGCGGCTGCATGCTTTCCGCTACCGGATTGGCATGTTCTACCTGGACCTGGACGAACAAGCCTGGTTGATGGGCCTGTCACGCTGGCTTGGGCGCTGGCGCCTCGCGCCGCTGTGCTGGCGCGAGACCGACTACCTGCCAGCCCAGACCCGCCACGGTGAAACCCTGGCACAGGCCGCACGCTTGCTGGTGTGTCAGGCCACTGGGCATATGCCCGAAGGCCCGGTACGGCTGCTCACGCAACTGCGTTGCTGGGGGCTGTCGTTCAACCCGGTGAGCTTCTATTTCTGCCACGACCGCGACGGCTGCCTGACGGCAATCCTGATGGAGGTGCGCAACACCCCGTGGCGTGAGCGTTTTCATTACGTCCTGCCGGTGCAAGAAGACCTTGCCAAGCGGTTCACCGTGGCCAAGGCCTTCCATGTTTCACCGTTCATGCCGTTGGACATGGACTATCACCTGCGCTTTTTCCTGAGCGCGGACCATGTACGCATCCACATGCAGAACTGGCAAGACGGCCGCAAGGTGTTCGAGGCCGACCTCGCCCTGCACCGTCAGCCACTGGATGGAACCGCGCTACGCCGGTATGTCATGACCTTCCCATGGATGAGCCTGCGCACTGTCTCGGCCATCTACTGGCAAGCGCTACGCCTGTTACTCAAACGCACCCCCGTGCATGACCACACCACCCGCCAGAATGACCTGGCGCTCGGCCAACCTTGCGAGGATCCTGAAGATGTCAAATCCCACACTGAGCGTTAG